In Diorhabda sublineata isolate icDioSubl1.1 chromosome 4, icDioSubl1.1, whole genome shotgun sequence, a single window of DNA contains:
- the LOC130443434 gene encoding major facilitator superfamily domain-containing protein 6-like isoform X2: MKCTINKKLVPMKAHYFLFNAGSGPVTPYLSIYARQLGFSSIVVGFMYTILPIFGMVAKPIFGTIADKFRCQKRLFLAAQILTAIAFLVIFYSPKIHTTRIVNFSCYNDTIGFFSNSSINKCTLDDLLRQNTSNMCKMTCGVIDQSLLCNKWNISDHCGHDPPTTLSFTALTPTYKIQLTNTSLFFEIANIKLNNERILTPSCSNGSPLSTCHINCDDYNINSLITETSIDDSDAYRSYQFWCLLTFMIIAWIGQATVVSIGDAICFQLLGDKHNSYGYQRLWGSLGWGLIAVVTGALIDVLSKGRAQKNYTSAFYTAAAFLITDFLVSLQIKHTQNSVSTNLFRDVGALLLNIRIVVFLIWCVSIGMCTGLMWQFEFWLIEDLAKIQGCSATAHVKTLEGLVQAIQTIIGETPFFFLSGIIMKKITHVHTMSLVLFAIGIRFILYSVIPNPWYFLPVEVSQGLTFGLFFACMTSYASIIAPVGLEATIQGLVGAVFEGVGVSAGSSLGGYLYKKVGGPLTFRYFGFAALIICVIHVLVQRLLQELNGAKYSTSEKSKSFNFNPQQPPHAPPSTSGE; the protein is encoded by the exons GATCAGGTCCAGTTACTCCTTATCTCAGTATATATGCTAGGCAGTTAGGGTTCTCTAGTATAGTAGTAGGCTTCATGTACACAATTCTTCCAATTTTTGGAATGGTGGCAAAACCAATATTTGGAACGATAGCTGATAAGTTTCGATGCCAGAAAAGATTATTTCTTGCAGCACAAATTTTAACTGCCATAGCTTTCTTGGTCATATTCTATTCACCAAAAATTCATACAACcagaattgttaatttttcgTGTTACAATGATActattggatttttttcaaattcaagtaTAAATAAGTGTACATTAGATGATTTACTAAGACAGAATACTTCAAATATGTGTAAG ATGACTTGTGGTGTAATTGATCAATCACTCTTATGTAATAAGTGGAATATAAGTGATCATTGTGGGCATGATCCTCCTACAACATTATCGTTTACGGCATTAACACCAACATATAAAATTCAACTTACAAATACTTCTCTTTTTTTCGAAATAGccaacattaaattaaataacgAAAGAATATTGACGCCTTCATGTTCTAATGGATCACCTTTATCTACCTGTCACATAAACTGTGATGATTATAATATCAATAGTCTGATAACAGAAACATCTATCGACGATAGTGACGCTTATAGATCGTATCAGTTTTGGTGCCTTTTAACTTTTATGATAATAGCTTGGATCGGACAGGCTACTGTAGTCAGCATAGGAGATGCTATATGCTTTCAATTATTAG GAGATAAGCATAACAGCTATGGTTATCAAAGATTATGGGGATCTTTAGGATGGGGATTGATTGCGGTTGTTACAGGTGCTTTAATAGACGTTTTAAGTAAAGGTCGagctcaaaaaaattatacatcaGCTTTTTACACCGCGGCAGCTTTCCTAATAACCGATTTTTTAGTTTCGTTGCAAATAAAG caTACACAAAATTCAGTATCTACCAACTTATTTCGAGATGTGGGTGCGTTACTTCTAAATATACGAATAGTGGTATTCCTTATTTGGTGTGTATCCATCGGTATGTGTACAGGACTGATGTGGCAATTCGAATTTTGGCTAATAGAAGATTTGGCAAAAATACAAGGATGTTCCGCCACTGCTCATGTAAAAACATTGGAAGGTTTAGTTCAAGCAATCCAAACCATAATAGGGGAAACACCGTTTTTCTTTCTGTCgggaataataatgaaaaaaattactcacGTCCACACCATGTCGTTGGTATTATTTGCCATTGGAATTAGATTCATCCTTTATTCCGTTATACCGAACCCGTGGTATTTTTTGCCAGTGGAAGTATCTCAAGGACTCACTTTTGGGCTGTTTTTCGCGTGTATGACGTCGTATGCCAGTATCATAGCCCCAGTTGGATTGGAAGCTACCATACAG ggACTGGTAGGAGCTGTTTTTGAAGGAGTAGGCGTATCGGCAGGAAGTTCTCTTGGAGGGTATCTCTATAAAAAAGTTGGAGGACCATTGACGTTTCGATATTTTGGTTTTGCCGCTTTGATAATCTGCGTTATCCATGTCTTAGTTCAACGCTTACTACAAG AATTGAACGGCGCAAAATACTCGACTAGCGAAAAATCAAAATCTTTTAACTTTAATCCCCAACAACCACCACATGCACCACCATCAACATCTGGGGAATAA
- the LOC130443434 gene encoding major facilitator superfamily domain-containing protein 6-like isoform X1, which yields MKCTINKKLVPMKAHYFLFNAGSGPVTPYLSIYARQLGFSSIVVGFMYTILPIFGMVAKPIFGTIADKFRCQKRLFLAAQILTAIAFLVIFYSPKIHTTRIVNFSCYNDTIGFFSNSSINKCTLDDLLRQNTSNMCKMTCGVIDQSLLCNKWNISDHCGHDPPTTLSFTALTPTYKIQLTNTSLFFEIANIKLNNERILTPSCSNGSPLSTCHINCDDYNINSLITETSIDDSDAYRSYQFWCLLTFMIIAWIGQATVVSIGDAICFQLLGDKHNSYGYQRLWGSLGWGLIAVVTGALIDVLSKGRAQKNYTSAFYTAAAFLITDFLVSLQIKHTQNSVSTNLFRDVGALLLNIRIVVFLIWCVSIGMCTGLMWQFEFWLIEDLAKIQGCSATAHVKTLEGLVQAIQTIIGETPFFFLSGIIMKKITHVHTMSLVLFAIGIRFILYSVIPNPWYFLPVEVSQGLTFGLFFACMTSYASIIAPVGLEATIQGLVGAVFEGVGVSAGSSLGGYLYKKVGGPLTFRYFGFAALIICVIHVLVQRLLQELPNNYSCSTDKNKKEEERESTYLFYQQQNGQR from the exons GATCAGGTCCAGTTACTCCTTATCTCAGTATATATGCTAGGCAGTTAGGGTTCTCTAGTATAGTAGTAGGCTTCATGTACACAATTCTTCCAATTTTTGGAATGGTGGCAAAACCAATATTTGGAACGATAGCTGATAAGTTTCGATGCCAGAAAAGATTATTTCTTGCAGCACAAATTTTAACTGCCATAGCTTTCTTGGTCATATTCTATTCACCAAAAATTCATACAACcagaattgttaatttttcgTGTTACAATGATActattggatttttttcaaattcaagtaTAAATAAGTGTACATTAGATGATTTACTAAGACAGAATACTTCAAATATGTGTAAG ATGACTTGTGGTGTAATTGATCAATCACTCTTATGTAATAAGTGGAATATAAGTGATCATTGTGGGCATGATCCTCCTACAACATTATCGTTTACGGCATTAACACCAACATATAAAATTCAACTTACAAATACTTCTCTTTTTTTCGAAATAGccaacattaaattaaataacgAAAGAATATTGACGCCTTCATGTTCTAATGGATCACCTTTATCTACCTGTCACATAAACTGTGATGATTATAATATCAATAGTCTGATAACAGAAACATCTATCGACGATAGTGACGCTTATAGATCGTATCAGTTTTGGTGCCTTTTAACTTTTATGATAATAGCTTGGATCGGACAGGCTACTGTAGTCAGCATAGGAGATGCTATATGCTTTCAATTATTAG GAGATAAGCATAACAGCTATGGTTATCAAAGATTATGGGGATCTTTAGGATGGGGATTGATTGCGGTTGTTACAGGTGCTTTAATAGACGTTTTAAGTAAAGGTCGagctcaaaaaaattatacatcaGCTTTTTACACCGCGGCAGCTTTCCTAATAACCGATTTTTTAGTTTCGTTGCAAATAAAG caTACACAAAATTCAGTATCTACCAACTTATTTCGAGATGTGGGTGCGTTACTTCTAAATATACGAATAGTGGTATTCCTTATTTGGTGTGTATCCATCGGTATGTGTACAGGACTGATGTGGCAATTCGAATTTTGGCTAATAGAAGATTTGGCAAAAATACAAGGATGTTCCGCCACTGCTCATGTAAAAACATTGGAAGGTTTAGTTCAAGCAATCCAAACCATAATAGGGGAAACACCGTTTTTCTTTCTGTCgggaataataatgaaaaaaattactcacGTCCACACCATGTCGTTGGTATTATTTGCCATTGGAATTAGATTCATCCTTTATTCCGTTATACCGAACCCGTGGTATTTTTTGCCAGTGGAAGTATCTCAAGGACTCACTTTTGGGCTGTTTTTCGCGTGTATGACGTCGTATGCCAGTATCATAGCCCCAGTTGGATTGGAAGCTACCATACAG ggACTGGTAGGAGCTGTTTTTGAAGGAGTAGGCGTATCGGCAGGAAGTTCTCTTGGAGGGTATCTCTATAAAAAAGTTGGAGGACCATTGACGTTTCGATATTTTGGTTTTGCCGCTTTGATAATCTGCGTTATCCATGTCTTAGTTCAACGCTTACTACAAG AACTTCCAAATAATTATTCTTGTTcaacagataaaaataaaaaggaagaagaaagagaatCGACGTATCTCTTTTATCAACAACAAAATGGACAGAGATGA